CCTCGAGGTCCTCGGGGTTGGTCTCCTTGCGCAGCAGCACGACCGGCTCGCCGGCCGCCGTCCACGCGAGCGCCGTGGCTGAGTCGAAGACCACCTTGCCCACCGCAGCACCGGGGGAGGCCGGCATCCCCCGGGTGAAGGGCGTGCGCTCGCTGTCGGGGTCGAACTGCGGGAACATCAGCTGGGCCAGCTGTGCTCCGCCGACTCGTTCCAGCGCCTCGTCCATGGTGATGAGCTGCTCGTCCACGAGCTGCGTGGCGATGCGGAAGGCTGCCGCAGCGGTGCGCTTCCCGACCCGGGTCTGGAGCATCCAGAGCTTGCCGCGCTCGACGGTGAACTCGATGTCGCACAGGTCGCGGTAGTGGGTCTCCAGGCGCCGCATGATCTTGCGGAGCGACTCGTGGGACGCGGGGTCGACCTCGGCGAAGTCCTCCAGCGACAGCGTGTTGCGGATGCCGGAGACGACGTCCTCGCCCTGCGCGTTGACCAGGTAGTCGCCGTACCCGCCGGGCTTGCCCGTGGACGGGTCCCGGGTGAAGCAGACCCCGGTGCCGGACGTCTCGCCCAGGTTGCCGAAGACCATCGTGCAGACGTTGACCGCCGTGCCTGCGTCCTCGGGGATGCGCTCCCGTCGTCGGTAGATGCGAGCGCGGTCGGTGTTCCAGGACTCGAACACGGCCTGGATGGCCAGGTCGAGCTGTTCGCGGGGGTCCTGCGGGAAGGCGCGCCCGCTCCCGGCCTCCACCACTGCCTTGAAGTCCTCCACCAGCCGACGCAGGTCGCTCGCGTCCAGCTCGAGATCGTCCACGGCCCCCTTGGTCGCCTTCGCGGCATCGAGCACCCGGGCGAAGTCGTCGCCCTCGATGCCCAGCACGGTCCTGCCGAACATCTGGATCAGCCGCCGGTAGGAGTCCCAGACGAAGCGCTCGTCCCCTGAGGCCTCGATCAGGCCCTGCACCGAGAAGTCGTTGAGGCCGACGTTGAGCACCGTCTCCATCATCCCCGGCATGGAGTACTTCGCACCGGACCGCACGCTCACCAGGAGCGGGTCGACGGAGTCGCCGAGCCGGCGCCCGACCTCGTCCTCGAGTCGGCGCAGGGCCATGGTGACCTGCACCTTGAGGTGGTCGGGCAGGCGATCGTGCTCCAGGTAGTGCCGACACGCCTGCGTCGTCACGGTGAAGCCCGGGGGCACCGGCAGGTCCAGCCGGGTCATCTCGGCGAGGTTGGCACCCTTGCCGCCCAGCAGGTCCTTCTGGTCCTTGTTGCCCTCGCTGAAGTGGTAGACGAGCTTGTCCATCAGTGGTTCACGGCCTTTCGGTTCACGGGGTGGGCGGGCTGTCGGGACGGGCCGGCGGGAGCCGTGCCGGTCACGCGTGCTCGCCCCTGTGGCGCAGCACCTTGGTCAGCGAGTGGTCGCTGCCGACCTCGCGGACCGTCCCGCTCCGCGAGCGCATCACGAGCGACCTGGTCCGGGCCCCGCCACCGGAGTAGCGGACCCCCGCCAGCAGGTCGCCGTCCGTGATGCCCGTGGCCACGAAGAAGGTGTTGTCGCACGTGACCAGGTCGTCGAGCTCGAGGACCCGGTCGAGGTCGTGTCCCGCCGCGAGAGCCCGACGTCGCTGGTCGTCGTCGTCGACGTACAGTCGGGCCTGGATCTCGCCGCCCATCGCCTTCATGGCGCAGGCGGTGATGACACCCTCGGGCGTGCCTCCGACGCCCATCAGCACGTCGATCCCCGACTCGGGGCGGGCCACCGCGATCGCCACGGCCACGTCGCCGTCGGGGAAGAGCTTGATCCGGGCGCCGGCGGAGCGCAGGCGGGCGATCAGCGGGGCGTGCCGGGGACGGTCCAGGACGGCGACGGTCACGTCGGACACCGAGCCGCCCTTGGCATCGGCCACCACCCGCAGCGTCTCCTCGGCCGGGGCGGTCACGTCCACCCGTCCGGCCGCGCTCGGGCCGACCACGAGCTTCTCCATGTAGTACACGTCCTTGGGGTCGAACATGCTGCCTCGATCGGCCGCCGCGATCACCGCGATCGCGTTCGGCATCCCGTTCGCCAGCAAGGTCGTCCCGTCGACGGGGTCCACGGCGATGTCCATCTCGGGGCCCGTGCCGTCCCCGAGGTGCTCACCGTTGTGCAGCATGGGCGCCTCGTCCTTCTCGCCCTCACCGATCACCACGACCCCCCGCATCTGGACGCCGGCGAGCACCTGGCGCATGGCGTCGACGGCGGCGCCGTCACCCGCCTCCTTCTCGCCGAGCCCGGCCCACCGACCGGCTGCCATCGCAGCCGCCTCCGTGGCCCGCATCAGGTCGAGTCCGAGGTTGCGGTCGGGCAGCTGGTAGGGCCCGGTGTGCGGTTCGACCGGCGTCATCGCCCGCCCCGCACCTGGGCGTTCGGGCCGACCCGCGCCGCGATCGATCTGCCTCGCCCACCGGGGGGCCGGCTCGAGCGTGTCGTGCGGTGCACTCTCATCGTCGTCGTCCGTTCCTCGGCTGCCGGGTCGTCCCTGCGGATGTGATCTGCGTCTCACACCTTTGAATATCTTTATACACCTTTGTTTGTGTTGGTTCAAGGGGGTCAGGCGGCACCGTCGACGTGACCGGCGACCGGTCCGGCGACGCCGTTCGCCGCCGCCGGCCCGACGCGGGTGGCAGAATCGCCGGGTGCCCCCTCGCCTGTCGCTGTCGCTGGCGGCTGCCCTCGTGGTGCTGGCCGGGTGCAGCAGCCCCATCCCTCCGCCGGACGCCAACGAGCCGGCCGTGCCACTGGCCACCCCCACCGTCCAGGAGCGGCAGCCCCCCGCCGCTCGCCTGGTGCTCGACCTGGTGCCGCCGGAGGTGTCGCGGGTGACGGTGACCGACTTCGACCAGGTGGCTGCGGAGCTGGGGGTCACCGAGCGGTCCAGCGATCTCGACGCCGAGCAGCGCAGTGAGTTCTGGCGGCGTGCCGAGGCCGAGACGGTGCTCCTGGCCGACGGTCTGCTGCGTCCGGTGCAGGCCCGGCTGGAGCGGGACTTCTCGATCGGGCAGGAGGACGTCGAGTGGGAGGCGCGGCTCTTCGACGACGCGGGCCGCGAGGTCGGCTTCGTGCTGGCCTGGTCCGCGATGATCGATCCCGCCGTCGTCCAGCGGGCGGTGCGGGCCGGCGTGGGGCCGTTGCGCGGCGCCACGGTCCTGCCCGAGCAGAGCCTGGTGCTCTCCGGTGCCGCCACCGAGGTCGACGAGCCCTGGGGAGGTGAGCAGGTGGTCGACCTGGTCGACGGGTCCGCGACGTCGACGTACCTCGAGATCGGCTGCGTCGACGAGCCGGGCGCCGACTCGTGGGACGAGCTCGAGGCCTACACCCTGTCCTTCGGCAGCATCCTGGCCACCGCGCGCCTCGGCACCGGACGCGACGACCTCTTCGAGCGGCTGGCGGCCGGCACCGACGAGGACGGGTTCGGCGCCGGGTTCACCGGAGGCGCCGCCGACCCGTCCACCGGCCGACTGGGCTTCGAGGTGGTCTCGCCGGCGCGGGCCGCGGCCCTGACGCTGCGCCGTCAGCTGCCGTTCGCCGCCTGCGCCGGCTGAGCGCCGCAGGTGCGGGCGATCTCCCGCCGGGCCAGGCGGGTGCGGACCGTACGATCGGGGCGTGCCGTCCGCCCTCTCCCCCCGACTCTGGGGTGCCCACCTCCTGGTCCTGGTGCTGGTGGCGGCGGCCGGAGGTCTGGGCTGGTGGCAGTACTCCGCCTACCAGGCCCAGCAGGAGGCCGAGGCGCGTGACCTGACCGAGGCCACGCCCGTCGCGCTCACCGACCTGATGGGTCCTGACGACCCGTTCCCCGCCCGGTCGGTCGGCCAGCCGGTGACGGTGTCGGGCGCCTGGGTCCCCGACGGGACGGTCTACGTCTCGGGGCGCGAGCACGACGGGACGGAGGGCTACTGGGTCGTCACACCACTGGCCGTGGGCGGGGCCGGTGAGCCGGCCCTGCCGGTCGTGCGCGGCTGGGCACCCGAGCCCGAGGCGGCCGCCGCGGCGCCCGAGGGCGCCGCCAGCGTCCAGGGCTGGCTGCAGCCCTCCGAGGGCACCGGTGCCGGGGACGTCGACCGCACCGACGACGTGGTCCCGCAGGTGCGCACCGCGGACCTCATCCAGCACGTCGACCAGGACCTGTACGGCGCCTACGCCGTCCTCGACCCCGACGCGGCGCCCAACTCCGACCTGGTCGCCGCCGACGCGCTCGAGCCCGCCGACCTGGCCGAGCTGCCCGAGGCCGCCGGCTCCACGGGCCTGCGCAACCTCCTCTACGCCCTCGAGTGGGTGATCTTCGGAGGTTTCGCCGTCTTCATCTGGTGGCGCTACGTGCGCGACGTCACCCAGGGTGGACCGCTCGGAGCACCGAGGGGCGTCGGGCCCGGGGAGCCCCGGGTAGCGTCGGGCTCGTGAACGACGAGCTGCGCGCCCCGCTGGCGGCGTACCGGGTGATGGCCACCGTGGTCGGCCTCCTGCTGGTGGTCCTGGTCCTGGTCGGCTTGCCCCTGCACTACGGCTACCTCGTGTCCGACGCCGTCTGGCTCGCCGAGGGCAGCGGTCAGGGCTGGCAGCTGGGCTCCGACATCTCCGCCTACCTGGGCGTCGCCCACGGTTGGCTCTACATGATCTTCCTGTTCTGCGCCTTCTGGCTCTCGCGGCGCGCGGAGTGGGCGCTGGGCTTCACCGCGGTGACCCTGCTGTCCGGCACCGTGCCGCTGCTGAGCTTCTGGGCCGAGCACCGGGCCACGAAGCGGGTGCGCGCCCAGCAGCGCGCCGCCGCCGTACCCGTCCACTGAGCGACGAGGCAGTGCCGTGACCACCGCCTTCGTCCTCGGGGGCGGCGGCGCCCTCGGCGCTGTCGAGGTGGGCATGCTCGCCGCGCTGCTCGAGCGCGACGTCCGTCCCGACCTGGTGCTCGGCACCTCGGTGGGCGCCCTCAACGGCGCCTTCCTGGCCCAGAGCCCCGACCTCGAGGTGATCGAGCGCCTCACGGCGCTGTGGCGCGCCGTGGCGACCAACCGCAACGAGGTGTACGGCGACCGGCCGCTGCGCAGCATGCGCCGCGCGGTGGCGACCGGCACGCACGTGTTCTCGGCGAAGCCGCTCACGACCCGCTTGCGCGAGGAGCTGGGCGACGTGGTCTTCGCGGACCTCGCCGTGCCGTTCCAGGTGTGTGCGGCCAGCATCGAGCGGGCCGCGGAGCACTGGTTCGACACCGGCCCGGTCGTCGACGCCGTGGTCGCCAGCGCCGCGGTGCCGGGCCTGCTGCCGCCGGCCCGGGTGGGCGAGGAGCACTTCCTCGACGGCGGCATCGTGAACTCCGTGCCGGTCGCGCGCGCCCACCAGCTGGGGGCCGAGCGCATCTTCGTGCTCCAGGTCGGCCGGTACGACCGCCCGCTGCGCCCGCCGCGCCGCCCGTGGGAGGTCGCCCGCGTCTCCTTCGAGATCTCCCGGCGCCACCGGATGACGCGTGAGCTGGCCGAGCTGCCCGAGCACGTCGAGGCGCACGTCCTGCCGGCGCGCGGCACCTCGGACCGCGACGACTCGGTGCGCGCCGGCCTCGACTTCCGCGACGTCGAGCGACGCATCGAGCTGACCCGGGTGGCCAGCGGGGACTACCTCGACGCGCTGGGCTGACGCCGACGGCGCAGCAGCCGCGGGCTGGTGATCTCGGGCTGGGATGATCGCGGGGTGAGCATGCTGCGCAGGGCGGTGACCGTGCCGCTCGTCGTGCTGCTGACGGGCGTGGTCTGGCTGACGCTGCCGCTGTGGTTGATCGGGGCGGCGGCGCTGTCCCCGTTCGTGCCCGGGCACTGGCGGGCGCTGCGGCTGACCTGGCTCCTGGTCGTCGCCCTGACCGCGGAGAGCCTGCTGCTCGTGGTGCTGCTGGGCACCTGGCTGGCCAGCGGGTGCGGGCGCCGGCTGCGCACGGCGTACTGGGAGGGGGTGCACTACGACCTGGTGCAGGGCACGATGTGGCTGCTCTTCCGCGAGGCGCGGCGGGTGCTGCACCTGAGCATCGTCACGGAGGGTCCCGAGCCCGACGCCCATCCCGGCGTGCCGCTGCTGGTGTGCTGCCGGCACGCGGGGCCCGGCGACTCCTTCACCCTCGTCCACGCGCTCATGGACTGGTACGACCGTGAGCCGCGCGTGGTGCTCAAGGACAGCCTGGGCTGGGATCCCGTGGTCGGCACGGTGCTGCGCCGCATCCCGGCCCGCTTCATCAGTCCCGGCTCGGGGGAGGACCTCGAGGACCAGATCGCGGCCCTGGCCACCGACCTCGACGGGAACGACGCGTTCGTGATCTTCCCCGAGGGTGGCAACTTCACCGTCGAGCGACGGGCGCGCGCCATCGAGCGGTTGACCGGACTGGGTCTGCACGCCATGGCGCGGCGTGCCGAGGGGATGCTGCACGTGCTGGCGCCCCGGCCCGGCGGGGTGATCGCCGCGCTCGACGCCGCCCCCGAGGCCGACGTGATGATGGTGGCGCACACCGGGCTCGACCACCTGAACGGCGTACGCGACCTGTGGCGGGAGCTGCCGATGGACAAGCAGCTGGTGATGCGGTGGTGGCAGGTGCCGCGGGCGGAGATCCCCGAGGGCCGCGAGGAGCGGATCGAGTGGCTCTACGACTGGTGGCAGCACATCGACGACTGGGTGGAACAGCACCGGCCGGAGGATCTCTCCCCCGGCCGGTGGCGTCGCTGACCCGCTCCTGTGCAGGACGCGGGCCGATGGATCAGCTGTTGCTGGTGCCCTTGTCCTCGATGTCGACGACCTCGGCCGGCTCGTCGGGGGTGGTGACCGGGTGAGCGGTCTCGGCCTCGTCGGCCAGCGCCTCGTCGGGCGAGGAGCCGCCCGTGTCGTCGCTGGCAGCGGACATCGGCGCCGCCGGGGTGGGCACAGCGCCCGCACCGGTGGCCGTGCCCGTGGTGCTGGCCGTGGTGCTGGCCGCGGGCGGGCTGGGCACGTAGGAGGACTGCCAGTTCTGCGACTCCGAGCCGCCCTGGAGCTTCTTGGCCACCACACCGACCACGGCTGCCACGCCGGTGAAGATGAGGAGCTTCTTGAGCTTCGAGCCCTTCTTGCGGGGCTCCTCGCCCTTGAGCTCGGCGACCTTGGTCGAGGCCTTGTCGCCGAGGTCGGCGGCCCGGGTGCTCGCGAGGTCGTTGAGCTCGGCGGCCTTGGCGCCGGCGAACGCGGCACCGGAGGCGACGAGCGGGGCGGCCTTGGCGCGGACGTCGGCGATCGCCGGCCCGGCCTTCTCCTTGGCGTCGTGGCCGAGCACGACGGCCCGGTCGCGCGCGTCGAGGACGTACGGCGTGGCCCGGGTGCGGGCGTCGACCAGTGCCGGCCCGGCCTTGGCGCGGGCGTCGGCGATCGCCGGCCCGGCCTTCTCCTTGGCGTCGGCCATCAGCGAGCGCGCCTCGTCCTTCGCGGTGCTCACCGCCGACTCGACCTGGGGACGCACGGAGTCCACGACCGATTCCATGTAGTCACCGGCCTGCTCGATGAGGGACTTCTTCTTGCGAAGACGCATCCGCGTCACTTCCTCTCGTCAATGTGTGATCCATTCGACCACGGTTGTTCAACACCCGCCCGGGCGCCCCGGAGGGCCTCACGCGCTCCGACGTCACCTGCGGCAGGGCGACTTGTCACTCCGTGCGAGGATCTTCTCGCACTGACGACTCGTCGTCGTACACCCAGATGTACCCCCTCAGCACGAAAGGCAGTCATGGCGGACCCGCAGGCCATTCTCAAGACCAACCGGGGCGACATCGTCCTGAACCTCTTCCCGAACCACGCACCCGAGACGGTGGCCAACTTCACCGGCCTCGCGACGGGTGAGAAGAAGTACGACGCCGGCAACGGCAAGACCGGCCCGTTCTACGACGGTCTCGGCTTCCACCGCGTCATCTCCGGCTTCATGATCCAGGGCGGTTGCCCGCTGGGCACCGGCACGGGCGGCCCGGGCTACACCTTCAAGGACGAGCCGCACCCCGAGCTCGTCTTCGACAAGCCCTACCTGCTCGCGATGGCCAACGCCGGCCCGAGCACCAACGGCTCGCAGTTCTTCATCACCGTCGGCCCCACGCCGCACCTGAACCGCAAGCACACCATCTTCGGTGAGGTGGCCGACCAGGCCTCGCGCGACGTCGTCGACGCCATCGCCGCCACGCAGACCGGGCCGGGCGACCGCCCCGTCGAGCCCGTCGTCTTCGAGTCCGTGGAGATCGTGGGCGCCTGAGGCACCCGCCTCGACGCCGACCTCCTCACCACTGCCTCCCGTGACCCAGCCGCCGACTCCCGAGCCTGCGCCTGACGTCGGGGTGCCGGTCTGCTACCGGCACCCCGGCCGGGAGACCTACATCCGCTGTCAGCGCTGCGACCGGCCGATCTGCCCGGACTGCATGCGCGACGCCTCCGTGGGCTTCCAGTGCCCCGAGTGCGTCGCCGAGGGCGCGCGCAGCACCCGCCAGAACCGCACGGCGTACGGCGGGCTGCGTCCGACCGACGCCAGCCGCACCTCCATGGTGCTGATCGCGCTCAACGTCGCCGTCTGGATCGCGATCAGCGTGACCGGGGGCGCGGCGAGCCGCCTGGTCGACCTGCTCGCGCTGCGCACCAACGGCGTCTGCCTGACCGGCGAGGGCGGCTTCGACGTCGCCCGCGCCGTCTGCGAGGGCAACGGCACCTGGTTGCCGGGCTTCGTCGACGGCGCGTTCTGGCAGGTCCTCAGCTCCGGCTTCACCCACGTGCAGCTGATGCACCTGGGCTTCAACATGCTCGCCCTCTACCTGATCGGCCCGCAGCTCGAGGCCGTCCTCGGTCGGGCCCGGTTCCTCGCGCTCTACCTGATCTCCCTGCTGGCCGGCTCGGTGGTCGTGCTCTGGGCGGCCTCGCAGTACGGCGCGACCGTCGGGGCCTCCGGCGCCATCTACGGCCTCTTCGCCGCGCTCCTCGTCGTGGCGCGCAAGGTCGGCGGCGACATGCGCCAGCTGCTGATCCTGGTGGCGATCAACGTCGTCATCACCTTCGCGGTCCCGAACATCTCCTGGCAGGGCCACCTCGGCGGGTTCGTCGGCGGCGCGGTCGTGACGGCCCTCCTCGTGCACGCCCCCCGCGGCCCGCGACGCGGAGCCTTCCAGGTCGTGGGGCTGGTGCTCCTCACCCTCAGCCTGCTCGCAGCCGCCGTGCTGCGCATCGCCGCACTCTCCTGACCCGGCCCAGATGTCGCGCCCACCCGGCGCAGATCTCCCGCCCACCCGGCCCAGATGTCGCGCCCACCCGGCGCAAATGTTGCGCTCCTCTGCGGCCCCGTTGACGTTGCGCGGAGATGGGGACATCTGCGCCGACTCGGTGCGACATCTGCACCGGGTCAGCGGGATATCTGGGCCGGGTCGCGTGGGGGTGAGTTCTCCACAGGTGTGTCCACAGCTGTGGAGAACTACACGCGTGTGATTCGTCCACAGGTTCATC
This Nocardioides dokdonensis FR1436 DNA region includes the following protein-coding sequences:
- the glpX gene encoding class II fructose-bisphosphatase, translating into MTPVEPHTGPYQLPDRNLGLDLMRATEAAAMAAGRWAGLGEKEAGDGAAVDAMRQVLAGVQMRGVVVIGEGEKDEAPMLHNGEHLGDGTGPEMDIAVDPVDGTTLLANGMPNAIAVIAAADRGSMFDPKDVYYMEKLVVGPSAAGRVDVTAPAEETLRVVADAKGGSVSDVTVAVLDRPRHAPLIARLRSAGARIKLFPDGDVAVAIAVARPESGIDVLMGVGGTPEGVITACAMKAMGGEIQARLYVDDDDQRRRALAAGHDLDRVLELDDLVTCDNTFFVATGITDGDLLAGVRYSGGGARTRSLVMRSRSGTVREVGSDHSLTKVLRHRGEHA
- a CDS encoding SURF1 family protein, which encodes MPSALSPRLWGAHLLVLVLVAAAGGLGWWQYSAYQAQQEAEARDLTEATPVALTDLMGPDDPFPARSVGQPVTVSGAWVPDGTVYVSGREHDGTEGYWVVTPLAVGGAGEPALPVVRGWAPEPEAAAAAPEGAASVQGWLQPSEGTGAGDVDRTDDVVPQVRTADLIQHVDQDLYGAYAVLDPDAAPNSDLVAADALEPADLAELPEAAGSTGLRNLLYALEWVIFGGFAVFIWWRYVRDVTQGGPLGAPRGVGPGEPRVASGS
- a CDS encoding DUF3817 domain-containing protein, with the translated sequence MNDELRAPLAAYRVMATVVGLLLVVLVLVGLPLHYGYLVSDAVWLAEGSGQGWQLGSDISAYLGVAHGWLYMIFLFCAFWLSRRAEWALGFTAVTLLSGTVPLLSFWAEHRATKRVRAQQRAAAVPVH
- a CDS encoding patatin-like phospholipase family protein: MTTAFVLGGGGALGAVEVGMLAALLERDVRPDLVLGTSVGALNGAFLAQSPDLEVIERLTALWRAVATNRNEVYGDRPLRSMRRAVATGTHVFSAKPLTTRLREELGDVVFADLAVPFQVCAASIERAAEHWFDTGPVVDAVVASAAVPGLLPPARVGEEHFLDGGIVNSVPVARAHQLGAERIFVLQVGRYDRPLRPPRRPWEVARVSFEISRRHRMTRELAELPEHVEAHVLPARGTSDRDDSVRAGLDFRDVERRIELTRVASGDYLDALG
- a CDS encoding 1-acyl-sn-glycerol-3-phosphate acyltransferase encodes the protein MLRRAVTVPLVVLLTGVVWLTLPLWLIGAAALSPFVPGHWRALRLTWLLVVALTAESLLLVVLLGTWLASGCGRRLRTAYWEGVHYDLVQGTMWLLFREARRVLHLSIVTEGPEPDAHPGVPLLVCCRHAGPGDSFTLVHALMDWYDREPRVVLKDSLGWDPVVGTVLRRIPARFISPGSGEDLEDQIAALATDLDGNDAFVIFPEGGNFTVERRARAIERLTGLGLHAMARRAEGMLHVLAPRPGGVIAALDAAPEADVMMVAHTGLDHLNGVRDLWRELPMDKQLVMRWWQVPRAEIPEGREERIEWLYDWWQHIDDWVEQHRPEDLSPGRWRR
- a CDS encoding peptidylprolyl isomerase, producing the protein MADPQAILKTNRGDIVLNLFPNHAPETVANFTGLATGEKKYDAGNGKTGPFYDGLGFHRVISGFMIQGGCPLGTGTGGPGYTFKDEPHPELVFDKPYLLAMANAGPSTNGSQFFITVGPTPHLNRKHTIFGEVADQASRDVVDAIAATQTGPGDRPVEPVVFESVEIVGA
- a CDS encoding rhomboid family intramembrane serine protease, which gives rise to MTQPPTPEPAPDVGVPVCYRHPGRETYIRCQRCDRPICPDCMRDASVGFQCPECVAEGARSTRQNRTAYGGLRPTDASRTSMVLIALNVAVWIAISVTGGAASRLVDLLALRTNGVCLTGEGGFDVARAVCEGNGTWLPGFVDGAFWQVLSSGFTHVQLMHLGFNMLALYLIGPQLEAVLGRARFLALYLISLLAGSVVVLWAASQYGATVGASGAIYGLFAALLVVARKVGGDMRQLLILVAINVVITFAVPNISWQGHLGGFVGGAVVTALLVHAPRGPRRGAFQVVGLVLLTLSLLAAAVLRIAALS